One genomic region from Salinicola endophyticus encodes:
- the sufB gene encoding Fe-S cluster assembly protein SufB, whose product MASEEMEQLVRREYKQGFVTDIESETVPPGLDESVIAFISQKKGEPEWMLEWRLEAYRQWLKMTPPSWAHLDYPPIDYQAISYFSAPKKPEDRPQSLDEVDPKLLETYEKLGIPLHERAALAGVAVDAVFDSVSVTTTFKEKLAEAGVIFCSISEAIREYPELVRQYLGTVVPRSDNYFAALNSAVFTDGSFVYVPEGVTCPMELSTYFRINAANTGQFERTLIVCDNKAQVSYLEGCTAPQRDENQLHAAVVELVALEEAYIKYSTVQNWYPGDEEGKGGIYNFVTKRGDCRGDRSRISWTQVETGSAITWKYPSCMLRGKESIGEFYSVAVTNGRQQADTGTKMIHIGEGTRSTIVAKGIAAGRSDQSYRGLVKIGSRAKGARNYTQCDSLLIGDQCGAHTFPYQEIGNSSATVEHEATTSKIADDQLFYCRARGIDEEDAVSMIVNGFCKDVFQELPMEFAVEAEALLNVTLEGSVG is encoded by the coding sequence ATGGCTAGCGAAGAGATGGAGCAGTTGGTCCGTCGCGAATACAAGCAGGGATTCGTGACCGACATCGAGAGCGAGACCGTGCCGCCCGGCCTGGACGAGAGCGTGATCGCGTTCATTTCCCAGAAGAAGGGCGAGCCCGAGTGGATGCTCGAGTGGCGCCTGGAGGCCTACCGGCAGTGGCTGAAGATGACGCCGCCGTCCTGGGCGCATCTGGACTATCCGCCGATCGACTACCAGGCGATCTCCTACTTCAGTGCGCCGAAGAAGCCCGAGGATCGTCCGCAGAGCCTGGACGAGGTCGATCCCAAGCTGCTCGAGACCTACGAGAAGCTTGGCATTCCGCTGCACGAGCGGGCCGCGCTGGCCGGCGTCGCGGTGGATGCGGTGTTCGACTCGGTGTCGGTGACCACCACCTTCAAGGAGAAGCTGGCGGAGGCGGGCGTGATCTTCTGCTCGATCTCGGAAGCGATCCGCGAATATCCCGAGCTGGTGCGCCAGTACCTGGGCACCGTGGTGCCGCGCAGCGACAACTACTTCGCCGCGCTCAACTCGGCGGTGTTCACCGACGGCTCCTTCGTCTACGTCCCCGAGGGCGTGACCTGTCCGATGGAGCTCTCCACCTACTTCCGCATCAACGCCGCCAATACCGGGCAGTTCGAGCGCACCTTGATCGTGTGTGACAACAAGGCCCAGGTCTCCTATCTCGAGGGCTGCACCGCGCCCCAGCGTGACGAGAATCAGCTGCACGCCGCGGTGGTCGAGCTGGTGGCGCTGGAAGAGGCCTACATCAAGTACTCTACGGTACAGAACTGGTACCCCGGCGATGAAGAGGGCAAGGGCGGTATCTACAACTTCGTCACCAAGCGCGGTGACTGCCGCGGCGACCGCTCGCGCATCAGCTGGACCCAGGTCGAGACCGGCTCGGCGATCACCTGGAAGTACCCCTCGTGCATGCTGCGCGGCAAGGAGAGCATCGGCGAGTTCTACTCGGTGGCGGTGACCAACGGTCGCCAGCAGGCCGATACCGGCACCAAGATGATCCATATCGGTGAGGGCACGCGTTCGACCATCGTCGCCAAGGGCATCGCCGCCGGGCGCAGCGATCAGTCCTACCGCGGTCTGGTCAAGATCGGCTCGCGGGCCAAGGGGGCGCGCAACTACACCCAGTGCGACTCGCTGCTGATCGGTGACCAGTGCGGTGCGCACACCTTCCCGTACCAGGAGATCGGCAACTCCAGCGCCACCGTCGAGCACGAGGCGACCACTTCCAAGATCGCCGACGATCAGCTGTTCTACTGTCGCGCCCGCGGGATCGACGAGGAGGACGCCGTCAGCATGATCGTCAACGGCTTCTGCAAGGACGTCTTCCAGGAGCTGCCGATGGAGTTCGCCGTCGAGGCCGAGGCACTGCTCAACGTGACCCTCGAGGGGTCGGTCGGCTGA
- a CDS encoding SUF system Fe-S cluster assembly regulator — translation MLKLSKLTDYAAMMMAQIARAPEEAHTASELAQRLHLPHPTVGKTLKMLAKEGLLVSRRGSHGGYVLARPAVDIAASDIIAAIEGPIGMTECSHVDGECELIGTCGVADNWQRVSQAIRTLLDGVTLAHLAQEAPIKLPVLMPIQSVTLPSVAEGRR, via the coding sequence ATGCTGAAACTTTCCAAGCTGACGGACTACGCCGCGATGATGATGGCGCAGATCGCGCGGGCGCCCGAGGAAGCGCATACGGCTTCCGAGCTGGCCCAGCGGCTGCATCTGCCGCATCCGACCGTAGGCAAGACGCTCAAGATGCTGGCGAAAGAGGGGCTGTTGGTATCGCGGCGAGGCTCCCACGGCGGCTATGTGCTGGCACGGCCGGCGGTGGACATCGCTGCCAGCGATATCATCGCGGCGATCGAGGGGCCGATCGGCATGACCGAGTGCAGTCATGTCGACGGTGAGTGCGAGCTGATCGGCACCTGCGGCGTGGCCGACAACTGGCAACGCGTATCGCAGGCGATCCGCACGCTGCTCGATGGCGTCACGCTGGCCCATCTGGCCCAGGAAGCACCGATCAAGTTACCCGTACTGATGCCGATCCAGAGCGTCACGCTGCCCAGCGTGGCCGAGGGCCGGCGCTAG